Below is a genomic region from Lepidochelys kempii isolate rLepKem1 chromosome 5, rLepKem1.hap2, whole genome shotgun sequence.
TCTGGCCCACCACTCCTGCCGGGCAGTGTGGCCggctctggcatggtaagggggcagggagcagttggatgcgGGGAGCAGTCatgggatggggaatggggtggggttggataggcgtgggtgTCCCAGGGGCCCTGTCAGGGGCAGCGGTGTGGATATGGGtcagggcggtcaggggacagggagcagcaggggtgTGGTTAGGCATGGAAGTCCTGGACGGCCTGTCAggaggcgggggtgtggatagggggcgcggcagtcaggggacagggagcggggggggttggatgggggtggggtcccaggaggggtggttaggggtgggggggtcccaggagggagcagtcaggggacaaagagcaaggggattggatgggtcaggggttctgaggggggcagtcggggtcGGTAAGTTggtgggggtggatagggggcaggggccaggctgtttgggtaggcacagccttccctacctggccctccatacagttttgcaaccctgatgtggcccacgggccaaaaagtttgccctcccctgactTAGAGGATGCTTATAtgtatttttcccccttctgtttcAGACACCACTGTTCAGCGGTTGAAGGGATCTGGAGAAGAAATCACAGCTGCATACACCActgttcctttcctttttttgagAGCCTGACAAGAACTCTACCAGAAATAACTAAGCGTTTTCGGCTTTGTTAAAATCAGCCGTCTTGTTGTTTAGGAGCGAGCACTTCAGAAAGAATAGCATCATGTACACATTTCTGCCGGAAAACTTCAACCTGGTGAAGCCGAAGCCGTCCAAGGAGCTGAAGCCAATGATCGGTGCAATAATTGTCGGGCTCATCTTGTTCATTGCAGCGGTGGTGGCTTGGTGCTACTACACGGCGTCTCTCAGGAAGGCGGAGCGGCTAAAGACGGAATTGATGGACCTGAGGAAGGATGGGTTCATCATCAAAAACCACAATGGGGAGGTGGTCTTCAGACTGGCCTTTCAGTCGGGCACCCTCGATCTGGAGTCCTGCTCGAAAGAAGGGGAGATTTTAAGCTGCACCAGATCAGACAGAGGGAAGCTGAATTTCTTCATTCAGACAGTCAAGCCCAAGGACACAGTGATGTGCTACCGCGTCCGCTGGGAGGAGTTTGTGGTAGACACGGTGGTCGAGCACACCATGTTTTGGGAGGACGCTCACTGGTACGGGGGCTGTGAAATGAGCGTCCAGCACTGGCCAATCAGACTCCCAGGGTACCAGGAGCCCATGCCCTTTGTGACGAGCGACGTGTATTCCTTCAGGGGCAGCTTTGGAGGCATCTTGGAAAGGTACTGGCTGTCCTCGAAAGCGGTGGCTATAAAGATCAACGACTCGGTGCCCTTCCACCTGGGGTTTAACGCCAGTGAACGGTCGCTCTTCTTTCAGGCCAGGTATAAGGATTCTCCCTACAAACCGCCCCTTGGGCAGCAGCCTTTCCCGGAGCTAAGCTACCGTGTCTGCGTGGGCTCGGATGTGACCTCCATTCACAAATACATGGTGCGCAGGTACTTCAACAAGCCTTCGAAGATCCCATCAGAAAACGCCTTCCGGTACCCCATCTGGTCTACATGGGCTCTCTACAAAAATCATATTGACCAGGATAAACTTCTAGATTTTGCAGAAAAGATTAAAAAGTTCCGGTTTAATTGCAGCCATATTGAAATTGATGACATGTACACCCAGACGTATGGCGATTTTGACTTTGATCCGGTAAAGTTCCCTAATGTGACAGAAATGTTCAAAACGCTGAAAGAAGAGGGATTTAAAGTTACCCTGTGGACGCATCCCTTTATAAACTACAATTCCTCCAATTTTGGAGTGGGGATAGAGCAGCAGCTCTTTATCAAGGAGCCGACAGGGAAACTCCCCGCGATGGTGAAGTGGTGGAACGGCATAGGGGCCATTTTGGATTTTACCAATCCCACTGCCAGGGAGTGGTTTCAGAGCCACCTGAAACAACTGCGGTCAAAGTACGGCATAGCGTCCTTTAAATTTGACGCTGGTGAGGTAAGCTACCTTCCAAAGCAGTTCAGCACCTTCAGGCCCTTGTCGGATCCCAGCATCTGGTCCAGACGGTACACGGAAATGGCCATTCCGTTCTACGAGCTCGCCGAAGTCAGGGTCGGCTACCAGTCCCAAAACATCTCGTGCTTCTTCCGCATCATCGACCGCGACTCGGTTTGGGGATATGAGCTTGGCCTCAAGTCCTTGATCCCTACAGTGCTCACCATTAGCATGCTGGGGTATCCTTTCATTTCAGCTGACATGATCGGTGGTAATTTTTTCCCCAACAAGACGGAAGGTGCTGTTGAAATCCCGGATCAGGAGCTGTACATCCGCTGGCTGGAGCTGTCGGCCTTCATGCCCTCCATGCAGTTTTCCATACCCCCCTGGCTCTACGACAAGGCAGTGATTGAGATTGCACAGAAGTTCACAGAGCTGCATGAGTCCCTGGTTGCCCctctcctgttggagctagctgggGAGGTCACCGACACGGGAGACCCCATCATACGGCCCATCTGGTGGATTTCTCCCAGGGATGAATTCGCTCACAAGATCGACTCCCAGTTCCTCATTGGGGACACCCTCATggtggcccctgtcctggagCTGGGCAAGCAAGAGCGAGATGTGTACCTCCCGGCCGGCAAATGGCGCAGTTACAAAGGGGAGCTGTTTCAGAAGACCCCAGTCCTGTTAACAGACTATCCCGTTGACTTGGACGAAGTTGCTTATTTCCTCTGGGTATCTTAACAGACTCCTCCGTCCACTCTAATCTTTGTGATAACCATGCCTTACTTTAGGATCTTAAAACAAATAATTCTAAATGCACAGTGCGTTTCTTTGGGGGGTGCTGTAGGGGAATGGGAAATTAACaggactttgttttttaaatctcctcTATTTTGTCAATGAGACGCGCTCCAGTTTGGGCTGTGGTGTATATATAAATGCAGAAGGAATCATAGCATCACAAGATGCATGCAGGAAGCCGAGGCCTTTTCAAATCTCTGAGTTCAAGAGGTCAACGCACCCCTGGGTTTTTAGCTGTGCAGCATGTAtttgttttggtattttttaattattttatttctccTTTAGAAACGTGGCCCCTGGGAGGCCTACAATGTTTGCCATAGGCCCCCCTCTTCTAGGTGCAGCCTATGAATCCAAATCCCATAGTGCAGTGCTCCATCTTGAGCTCAATGAAAGGCTGCATGCTTCAACAGgaagcagtgcatgctgggacccGTAGTTCCTGGGCCACGCCTCTCCCCAATCGCGAGTGCAGCTGCAGTCGGCTCAGTTTTAATGCGAATGAAATGCAGTCCTGGAGTTGTTGCAAGTTGCCAAGATGGCCTGCAGCTGAACAAAGGGAGGACAGCTCTGATCCCAGGGGTGAAAGCAATGTTGGAAGAGAACAGGGAATGATTCGAACATGGGAAGCAATGGGTTACTATAGCACAACTAGCCTTACATTTTATAATGTGGCAAATATTattgaaaaatgacttttttaagAGGATAAATCGAACTATATATTTTATTCCTTAGTCCAGCATTGGTCTGGACTCAAATGCCCAACCTCCCTACTCTCTCGAGTACCCGGCGGGCCAGGCTACTCGATTTACCTGCAAGTATTTTAACTGTATGTTACTTCACCGGGCAGGCTGCATTATTGCATCCTAGCCCATTGCTAATATCTACTGGAAGGATCTCCTCCTAGAGCACCGTCTCTGCTGTTAACCCTGTTCCCCATAGAGCAACAACATTCACACGGTGTGTTTTCTTTCAAGGGAGTAAAATGGATTTCTTTGTTACACACCTATCCTGCCGATACTTCTCTTTCCCCTTTTAAAATGTGCTTGCAGCTTGGTTATTTGTCAGAGGAATGGCCAGAAGCAAAATAACCTCTCAAAAGGTGCATGTGACactcccctgaggctgcaggtgCCTGCCCGCCGCGCACAAACAGATCCACCGCTTTTGCTGCCGACCTACATATCCATGTGAAAAACGACGACGTTTGCACTGAACAGGGCTGTGCTGATCGGGCTTCTCCATTGTTTCCAAAGAAAGGTTGTGGTATTCCGAGTCCGATTAAGCTCATATTGCATGGACAGTCTCTTCTAACAGTCTCCATTTTGTCTAAAGTTTCTTGGGTCAGTTTTTCTGTttgttgctatttttaaaaagcccaacGCTCACTAGCTCCCATGTAGGCACCGAAACGAAGTGGCTCAGTGGAAGCCattgagtgctgagcactttggaaaacttGGCCCCATGTCACTCTCGAAGTAGGAAATCTGAAGTTTTGGCCCGAAGGTAAAATGCAATTCTAACCGACCTGTGCATGAGTGTTACCCTTTGTCCTCTGTACCTGAGccacagaggatgtgagtctACCGCTGCCCCTCTTATGAAGCCTAGCTCTCTGTCTCAAGCTGTAGAGACTTGTGGTGTTAGCTCTGGAAGTCCCCAGGTCAGTGCCTGGGGTTGGCTGAGATAGCAGCCACTGTTGTCCTATGGGCTTGATcttgcaccattgaagtcaatggcagttatGGCTCCTGAGTTCATCCttagcaggatttggccctgggaCTGCAAGGCAAGAGCTGAGTTGCTGTTGGTGAATTCCAGCAGCCACCTTGTTCTAATCTCCTATCAAGGAAGATGCAGGTGCAAGCGAATGCTGTGTGCTTGATCTCTAATTCAAGTGGTTTAAGCTTAAATGTGCAATGTAGGTGCTCGGCCTGAGCTCATCCCAAAGGCTACATTAGCAACTTGCTCTTGCATAGTTTGGATGCCCCAGGTTAGACCCACTCCTATGGTGCGACTTGAAATGTAACAAACTGATTTAAGCATTGAAAATACGTCAAGGCTTGGAGGACTCCTAACTGTGCCTCATTTTCAACTCTTGTGTGGGGGTTTCCTTTGGTTAGACATATGCATAGTTTTGGGGAAGGATTCTTCGGAGGGCAGCTTTGTTGCAGCATCTGGATAAGATCAGAGATTCTGAGTACAGGGCATAAGGTCTCTGTGTACAAATTGACCAGAGCAGCCTTGCACCATTAATCCCTTGGCATCTCCTGCTAGCATGGGGTTTGGCTATATTGACTGGTGAAATGACCCAACCCTCCCTTTATCCAAGAGGAGTGATAGGCATGACAGTGTCCCTACAAAACAGCTGTCTCCAGTGCAGAAAATCGGgtatgggtgggggagggaatcctAAAGGGGGAGAACGTGCCTGGCTGTGCTTTCAGTGTGAGCCTGAAGACTTCAGCTGCACAAATCCCAGCTCTGAACTAGGAGGGACTGGGAATGGATTGATTCGGATCCTTTCCGAATGCAAGGGTTCCACACTGGAATGTCCCGTAGCTTGAATTCTACGAACTGTATCACTAAAAGGGATGAAGTGACATAGATTGTTCTAGGCTTGTAAGGTGGGTAACTGCACAAAACCCAGGGTCAAGGAAATACCTGTTGAGATGGAGTTGGGTGGACTGGTTCAGATTTGCCACCCAAATGTCTGTCTAGCCCTACCTCTGGGAGTGGCTGAGCTGCAGTTGGGCCTGATGCAGGGGTGGCTCAGATTatgtttgtattattattttattttaatcctgCACTACTGTATTGGTTTTGCACAATGCTATAAATCTGCACATGCCTTTGCAAGTCAGATTCTAATGTTCATTTTAACCAGTTTTCTAACTCTCTTAATTACTGAAGAAACAACGCAACTCTCCTGTTAACTGAAATAGCTTTGGGAGGATAAAGGGAATTTTAACTACCTAGGTCCGTCTGCAACAACTTTGTGGGAACAATTGCATCAGCAGTGATGAATGTAGGTTGTAAGTTACTTTCACACTTGATGTTCTATAAAATTAAATCTGAGTCACAAGGCCTTTTtaattgctctttttaaaatgtaaaaacctCAAAGAATCAGCCTTGTTTTCCTTCCCACCCTACCCTACACCCCCATCTAATTTCTCAGGGATCAGGGCTTGATGTATAAATAGTCCGTTGTAAAACATAGATCTGTTTGGTTTGTTGGAGGGTTTTGTTCCTTCGTGAGCTCTGCAGACAAGGAAAGATGTACCTTTAAGGCTGGCCTATAGATGATCCTTCTCCCACAGGATAAGGGGAAGTTCCCTGTGCCATTTTCTTTTGGAAGATCAACAGAGCGAAGGGAAAGAAGAGAGGCAGTTTTGCTCCCAGTTCCATTGTGTGACTAGGGAATAGCCCAGCTGCCGCTGGAGTTATTCAACACtggtgaaagtgagaacagaatgTAGCCCAGAGAATGCACCATGCCCAGGATTTAGCAAGGTATCAAAGCATGCACTTGTCTTTAATGGGACTATTTATTGGCTTAAAGCTAGGCCCAGGCTGAAGTACCTTACTTGTGTGAGGGCCATATTTTTGGTCAAGTGAGAAGAAAGGCTCTTTCTCTGATTCACAATAACAGTCCAGAAAATCACTTGGGGCCCTGACCACTTGCTTATTTACAGTGCAGGGTGCATTTTCTATTTTAACATGACACGTTTCACTTACAGCTGAGTGCTGGGGAAAAAACATGGCATACATCTGGGGCAAAACAACACAATTCACTTATGCCACCAATCCAGCCCCAGTACATGTTTCTGCTGCAATGCTGGCTGTCAAATTTCAAAACTGTTATCTACGTGAAGAGTAGATGATGATGATTAAACTTTCATTTAAGAACCTGGGCAGAGCTCCTTTACTGCAAATAGCGTTTCTCTCCTGACTTCTCTTATTTCTGTGTGTATGAAACTTGGCCCTGCCTTTTTCCAAATGGACATCACTCCCACTAACCAAAACCAGAGGGGAATGTTTGCATTttgtttaatattaatttttttggagggggagggtcACATGATCACTGATGTATCATGTTTCAAACTATTCATTTTGAATAAAAGACACTTTCAACCCCTTTGCTTTGCCTCCTTCCTTCAGTGTGAGTGGCACCGTACACCAAGACCAACTGCCATTATATTGGAAAGGGTAAAGCTGCAGCCCGCTGTCTGTGTTACACAAACCCCCATGCAGGCTCCAGACTGGAGCTCTTCAATGGGAAGCATGAGCTTGGAAAGCAATGGAGCTGAAAGAGATGCAGGGCTGAGAGTGGGTGGTAAATTACAGATGGGTTTGAAGGATGAGGTGGCTGCAGAATAGAGGGGTGTAATTTGGGGCTGTGTATATGGTACAGAGCTGGGAGTAAGTCCTACTCTATCTGGATCTGGTATAGCTAGACCTTCTCTTTggacagtaactcctcgcttaacattatagttatgttcctgaaaaatgcgactttaagcaaaatgatgttcagcgaatccaatttccccataagaattaatgtaaataggaggGATTAGGTTCCAggaaaatttttttcaccagacaaaagactatatatatatatatacagtataagtttgaaacaatttaatactgtacacagcaatgatgactgtgaagcttggttgaggtggtgaagtcagagggggggatatttcccagggaatgccttgcagctgaatgatgaactagcactcggctgagcccccAAGGGTCaactcgttgttaatgtagcctcacgctctacaaggcagagagatgcgcattgcccctttaagtacgctgaccgcactctaagtacactgcctttttaagtagatcaggaagttgagacagcagctgctatCAGCAAGCTCTCTCCGTCCTGAGCCCCGTtgtgtctctccccaccccccatggacagctgaactgcccggcaaTTAATAGCCTTCTgggtggctgccgcacagggaactttggggagcggggagctgatggggggatgctggcccaccctggttccaagcccccaccagctggctccaacgggctgctctttctgcaagccgTGGACAAaccaggtggctgccaaacaacgttataagggagcactgtgcaactttaaatgagcatgttccctaattgatcagcaacgaaacaatgCTAataaccaggatgactttaagtcAGGAGTTACTGTATTACAATAGCACATAGGGCCCCCAGGTGGGGGGGTATTGTGCTGTACAAATGTAGATAGTGAGAaatggtcccttccccaaagagctgacatGCTGAATGATGAGGCAGGCAAAGGGTGGGCACAGAGAGGCATAGTGTCTTGCCGGTGGTCACCCAATAGGACAGTAGCAGAGCTGATAACAAAATCCAGATCTCCCAaatcccaatccagtgccctaCTCCATAGCCCCAGCCATCTCTTCTGTTATGGCACCTCATTAACTGTACCTGAAAGGAATTTGGGCATAGCAAAGCGAAAGACAGAGGTGGCTGAATGAAATGACTTGTGAGGAAAGGTTGGAAGGGCTGAATACATATATCTTGGCTCAGAGATGGTGATTAAAGCCTTGATTCAGCAGCTCTTGTTCCCCTACAtcgtccattgacttcagtcggaGCACTCCTGTGAGTGAGACCTGCGAGGCTGGGCCCAGAGGGGATGATCATTGTCAGTGAATATTTGAAGGCTGCAAAGGTTGTAGAAGAATGGGAATCGCTGAGGTTGTTACAGGGGCATCTGACTGGAAGCAAAGGGATTAGgttcagggggagggatagctcagtggtttgagctttggcctgctaaacccagggttgtgagttcaacccttgagggggccattggatatggggcaaaaattggggactggtcctgctttgagcagggggttggactagatgacctcctgaggtcccttccaaccctgatattctatgattctaggttaGGAAAGGGAAAATGTAGGTGGAGTATCAAGGGAAAGCCCTTCTGGGGATGAGACATAAGCTGTGAAACAgtctccctggggagggggtggaaaccTCATCACTTGAGAGACTTAAAACTAAATGCCCAAGAGGAAATGATCCTGCCTTGACACCCAGAGGAGAGGGAGAACCATCAATCAAAGGTGTTTATATGGCCCCTGTTGTCCCAAAGGGTATCAGAGCACCTCACCTAGTATTTCCCTTTGAACACCACTACGAGGTAGGACAGTGCCCTCAGCTTCAATTTGCAGATGGGCACCCCGGAACAGAAATTCTTAAGTGAGTCACCCGAGGAAGTttggtggagcagggacttgaagccaAGTCTCCTAGGGTGGCAGGTAGCACTCCAACCACGGGACCATCCCTTCTCTAGTGGCTGGCTATCAGAGGGCTGCTTTCCCATCCAAAACATCACTGTTTCTATGGCTGAGCCTCATAGTTTGTGAGACACCTACAATATGGCGCGGAGCAGGGAAGAAGACACAGTCCATGCAGCAAGTAATTTACAACTTGACGTCAAAGTGACATGGACACACTCTCTTATTCAGAATTGAAATATCAGCTCCCGCCTCCGATTGGTCCGTGCTGCCAGTTGCTATTGCCCAGCTGTTGTCGCTGGCCTTATATtcaaattgtaagctctttggggtaggggctATAGAGCACAGTGGAGGGCTGAGTCAATGAGTAGGGCACCTAAGAGCTATGATAACAGAAATAATAACATACCTTACCTGTGGGAAACCCAGGGGAAGGTTAAATCTTAGGGCTATTGGGTTTAGAAGGGTGTTGTCTCCGTTTGCATCCTGATTTATTATAATCACTCACAAGGTAAAGGTCTGTGGGGCTTTGGCGGAGAAGCGACTGCCTGATTCTTCATGCAGCAGCCCATAAAGGGGGTGGCACTCACGCGGGAGGCTGCCCCAGCACTCCACACCCACAAACAGAGGGGGATGGGGCACCTGCATGGGAGTGGCCGCAGCTGATAGGGAAGAGACAGCCATGATGCTGCTGGGGATGCTGGATACTTCAATGGCCGCACTCGCTGCCCCTTCGaaaaggtcccccctccaggCACTGGGCACTAGCGCAGTGCCCAGGGAACGGTGCCCTGATTGCACACCTGCCTAACCTGTGGCAGCTTTGGGCTAAAGACTCTGGATTTCAGGTCTCCCCAAGGAGACTCCAGCTTTCTTGGCattcaggcagggcaggggcagatggGCTAAGGCTCCTGACTGACACCCAGGCAgcacctgccctccccacaactttCCAGTGAGGTACCCAGCGGGAGGAACCCAGGGCAAGgtaagagaagcagcagcatcaGGTAGAGCCTGCTCAGCCCAACCTAATCTGCTAGGATGGGGTAGCCCGGAGACAGGGAGCCTCAGCAAGAAGAGAGGAtggctggaatggggggaggagaaaggcctgGACGCAGCAAGTAGAGGGCCTTGGTGCATTGCTGCgtgtgggagaggggaggaggtgcCTGGTGGGGCGGGGACTCTGCACCTGGGAGCCCGTTTCACGTTACACGCACATTGCTTTGTGCTGAGCCCAGAGACGCGGCTATACCTGGCCACACACCCAGTCAGCTGGCCTCCTGCTCCCCCAGCGTGCAGCCTGCCCCAAGCATGCGTGAGTCGGAGCCGCTCGGCACCAGTCAGGGAGAAGTCCTGCAGCTGTGCCTATGAACGCTGGCGCTGAGCCGACAAGGCTCAGCCACGGCGCGTTGCGGGGCGGCACGCTACAAGAACGCGGGTGTTGGACTCAAGAAGCTGAAGCGAAGGCCACTGCCCAGCGTGCTCTGGGGAGGGTGTGTTGCACTCAtgcttttatgtttatgaataCGGCTTGGGCTGTTGGCTCAGATTAATGCTTGGTTCCTTTTATTAAAGAAACTCTTTCTACCTCAGCccctgtgcttgcgagaggggaagtattgcctcttagggGTGCTCAGAGGGGAAAGTGAAATTTTCCCAGGTTAGTGGTGGGAGCCTGAGCCAGTTTTGGTTATATTGTTCCTGAGACAATGAACGTGGCCTTTCTTGCTGCCCACTCCCACTGGCAGAAGGGGTACACCGCAGGTTTCCACTTAAACCACTTTCATGTGACTGAAACATCCCCCTAATCCTGCTCCCCCCTGTAGCCCTGCCAAGCACAGCTGATACACCCTGGTGTTCCTTGCACTTGAACGGCCTGTCCTGAGACACGCTACTGCTGGGAAAGCCTCTGCCCCCAGACGCAGCTGCCTGCAACGAAGGGGTTAAGAGAAGTATATCTCCTCATTCCCCTCTCAAGCAGTGCGGGTAGGAGCCCCTTCTTTGTCCAGTAGGTATCAAACGCACAGGAACTATATTTAGCCCTGAGCTTCGCTCTGTTATGTAGAATTGCTTTTCTTTCATGGTCACAGATAAAAGGCCTTGCTCGGTATCCCCCCCCTCCCGCTGCGTGTGCAATTGCCTCAGGATTGTTTTTAATCGATgcccagaaaaaaaatgttttacccTTGGCTCTGTGCTGACCTTTCCAACCCCAACACACAACACGgcggtgtttgtacagtgcctagcgtaACGGGGGCTGGTCCACGGCTCCTAGACATtaccgcaatacaaataataccgCATCCGCATCCTCATCCCTAGCTGGCCCTTTCGTCAGTGAGTGGGGCTCGGACTGCTTTCCCGCTGGCTGTAAGCAATTAATGCAAAGCCTGGTTAAGGAGCGGCAGAAGCACCttaaaagttggggggggggacaccACAGGTGCCcaaactgtggccctgcccccgcaCGCCATGCcgtcccccaggccctgcccctgcaccaccccttctccctgagcccctgccctcccactgcccgttccccctgaggccctgccctcgcaCCGCCCTTCCCtccaaaccccactcccctctgacCCCTCCTCCCATTGCTGACCCTCGTTAAAAGTGGGTCCCCCCGGTGCGGCACCCTGgcttgagtttgagacccctgggagGTGGCCCCTGGGAGAGGTTGGTAGTTTGCAGGAGGCCGGGAGAGAGGAGCATGGTGTGTAGGGGCTGAGGGAGCCAGGTACCACAGAGATGCGCAGGGGATGGACAGCAGAGAGggttctaaaccaggggtgggcaaactacggcccgtgggccggatctggccccttagggctttggatctggcccacgggattgccacccccatggcaCCGTGGGCCCCGGGCCACTCCCTCCACcagtgccctgagccccctcccgcactccgcaccccctcctgcaccccaacccccttccctgagccccctctggcactgtgcaccccctcctgcaccgctgccctgagccccctctggcactgtgcaccccctcctgcaccccaacccccttccctgagccccctcccgcactccgcacccctccctgcaccgctgccctgagccctctccggcactgtgcacccctcctgcaccccaacccccttccctgagccccctcccgcactccgcacccctccctgcaccgctgccctgagccctctccggCACtgagcaccccctcctgcaccccaacccccttccctgagccccctcccgcactccgcacccctccctgcaccgctgccctgagccccctctggcactgagcaccccctcctgcaccccaacccccttccctgagccccctcccgcactccgcacccctccctgcagcactgccctgagccctctctggcactgtgcacccctcctgcaccccaacccccttccctgagccccctcccgcactccgcacccctccctgcaccgctgccctgagccccctctggCACTGagcaacccctcctgcaccccaacccccttccctgagccccctcccgcactccgcacccctccctgcaccgctgccctgagccccctctggcactgagcaccccctcctgcaccccaacccccttccctgagccccctcccgcactccgcacccctccctgcaccgctgccctgagccccctccggcactgtgcacccctcctgcaccccaacccccttccctgagccccctcccgcactccgcacccctccctgcaccgctgccctgagccctctccggcactgtgcacccctcctgcaccccaacccccttccctgagccccctcccgcactccgcacccctccctgcaccgctgccctgagccctctccggCACtgagcaccccctcctgcaccccaacccccttccctgagccccctcccgcactccgcacccctccctgcaccgctgccctgagccctctccggCACtgagcaccccctcctgcaccccaacccccttccctgagccccctcccgcactccgcacccctccctgcagcactgccctgagccctctccggcactgtgcacccctcctgcaccccaacccccttccctgagccccctcccgcactccgcacccctccctgcaccgctgccctgagccccctccggcactgtgcacccctcctgcaccccaacccccttccctgagccccctcccgcactccgcacccctccctgcaccgctgccctgagccccctccggcactgtgcaccccctcctgcaccccaaccccctgtcctgagccccctca
It encodes:
- the LOC140911084 gene encoding myogenesis-regulating glycosidase-like, encoding MYTFLPENFNLVKPKPSKELKPMIGAIIVGLILFIAAVVAWCYYTASLRKAERLKTELMDLRKDGFIIKNHNGEVVFRLAFQSGTLDLESCSKEGEILSCTRSDRGKLNFFIQTVKPKDTVMCYRVRWEEFVVDTVVEHTMFWEDAHWYGGCEMSVQHWPIRLPGYQEPMPFVTSDVYSFRGSFGGILERYWLSSKAVAIKINDSVPFHLGFNASERSLFFQARYKDSPYKPPLGQQPFPELSYRVCVGSDVTSIHKYMVRRYFNKPSKIPSENAFRYPIWSTWALYKNHIDQDKLLDFAEKIKKFRFNCSHIEIDDMYTQTYGDFDFDPVKFPNVTEMFKTLKEEGFKVTLWTHPFINYNSSNFGVGIEQQLFIKEPTGKLPAMVKWWNGIGAILDFTNPTAREWFQSHLKQLRSKYGIASFKFDAGEVSYLPKQFSTFRPLSDPSIWSRRYTEMAIPFYELAEVRVGYQSQNISCFFRIIDRDSVWGYELGLKSLIPTVLTISMLGYPFISADMIGGNFFPNKTEGAVEIPDQELYIRWLELSAFMPSMQFSIPPWLYDKAVIEIAQKFTELHESLVAPLLLELAGEVTDTGDPIIRPIWWISPRDEFAHKIDSQFLIGDTLMVAPVLELGKQERDVYLPAGKWRSYKGELFQKTPVLLTDYPVDLDEVAYFLWVS